One window of the Alkalispirillum mobile genome contains the following:
- a CDS encoding universal stress protein — MLKHILAAIDFSPAWPQLAAQLARLPALGCQRVTLAYVIAEAYTRAPEVRHRAYYEEKLAGIATQLKQDTGLEVDWTVRVGPVARELVAAAAEQGAGALLAGSQGHGVIRELLLGSTVLDLARLADRPLLLAPINGEEAKPLDDICRPLLATDGSEAAAGAEAVFLRFLPQCAGGMVVSVGPWLECPGPGDSRACIEGHIQRLRERAGPPDAFAVELLEEGRPSAEIVRTAEARGADLIILGRRGHNRMTELLLGSTAEAVCRASHRLVLLVPAQSAHSGA, encoded by the coding sequence ATGCTTAAGCACATTCTGGCCGCTATCGACTTCTCACCGGCCTGGCCGCAGCTGGCAGCCCAACTGGCTCGCCTGCCGGCCCTGGGCTGCCAGCGCGTCACCCTGGCCTACGTGATCGCCGAGGCGTATACCCGGGCGCCGGAGGTCAGGCATCGGGCGTACTACGAAGAGAAACTGGCGGGAATCGCCACCCAGCTCAAGCAGGACACTGGCCTGGAGGTGGACTGGACCGTGCGGGTCGGCCCGGTGGCCCGCGAGCTGGTTGCGGCAGCGGCAGAGCAGGGGGCGGGTGCCCTCCTGGCGGGCAGCCAGGGGCACGGTGTTATCCGGGAACTGTTACTCGGCAGCACGGTGCTGGACCTGGCGCGGCTGGCGGACCGTCCACTGCTGCTGGCGCCCATCAACGGCGAGGAGGCCAAACCGTTGGACGACATCTGCCGGCCCCTGCTGGCCACCGACGGCTCCGAAGCCGCTGCCGGTGCCGAGGCCGTTTTCCTGCGTTTTCTGCCCCAATGCGCGGGGGGCATGGTGGTTTCGGTGGGCCCCTGGCTCGAGTGCCCCGGGCCGGGCGACTCCCGGGCCTGCATTGAAGGTCATATCCAGCGCCTGCGGGAGCGTGCCGGTCCACCCGATGCATTCGCCGTGGAACTGCTGGAAGAAGGTCGGCCGAGCGCAGAGATTGTCCGGACGGCCGAGGCGCGCGGGGCGGACCTGATCATTCTCGGCCGGCGGGGCCACAACCGGATGACGGAACTGCTGCTCGGCAGTACCGCCGAGGCTGTCTGCCGGGCGAGCCACCGGCTGGTGCTGCTGGTGCCCGCCCAGAGCGCCCATTCCGGCGCCTAA
- the arsC gene encoding arsenate reductase (thioredoxin): MTEHKAVLFLCTGNSCRSQMAEGYARALGGDRVTVLSAGIEAHGKNPRAIAVMAEDGVDISGQASTRLTDDMLARADVLVTVCGHADEHCPVVPGGLEKHHWPLPDPAKVRGREEEIMAEFRAVRDDIKRRVADLVDTLK; this comes from the coding sequence ATGACTGAACACAAGGCCGTGCTCTTTCTCTGCACCGGCAACTCCTGCCGCTCGCAAATGGCCGAGGGCTACGCCCGGGCCCTGGGCGGCGACCGCGTAACGGTGTTGTCCGCCGGCATCGAGGCCCACGGCAAGAACCCGCGCGCCATCGCCGTTATGGCCGAGGATGGCGTGGACATCTCCGGGCAGGCATCCACCCGGCTCACCGACGACATGCTGGCCCGTGCCGATGTACTGGTCACCGTCTGCGGTCACGCCGACGAGCACTGCCCGGTGGTGCCGGGCGGCCTCGAAAAACACCACTGGCCGCTCCCGGACCCGGCCAAGGTCCGGGGCCGTGAGGAAGAAATCATGGCCGAGTTCCGCGCCGTGCGGGATGACATCAAGCGACGGGTCGCCGATCTGGTTGACACCCTCAAATGA
- a CDS encoding CC/Se motif family (seleno)protein: MTTVTLTPAARDWVQRHGGALTLRASPQHGCCGGHAAVPMAEARVPEAREDYAVLVVEGVTVYLANALSEGPYQVDLEGIWRWKRLVVEGAVSPWRPASPGTTDRQ; the protein is encoded by the coding sequence ATGACCACCGTGACCCTCACCCCGGCCGCCCGGGACTGGGTGCAGCGCCACGGTGGGGCGCTGACCCTGCGCGCCTCGCCCCAGCACGGCTGTTGTGGCGGGCACGCCGCCGTGCCCATGGCCGAGGCCCGGGTGCCAGAGGCGCGGGAGGACTACGCGGTCCTGGTGGTGGAGGGCGTGACCGTCTACCTCGCCAACGCGCTCTCTGAAGGCCCTTACCAGGTGGACCTGGAGGGGATCTGGCGCTGGAAACGGCTGGTGGTGGAGGGGGCCGTCAGCCCCTGGCGGCCCGCGTCGCCGGGCACAACCGACAGGCAGTGA
- the arsB gene encoding ACR3 family arsenite efflux transporter: MSDTQPTAADNAPSTKEGMGLFERYLSIWVALGMIAGVLLGQFLPVVPDTLAQFEYAQVSIPVAILIWAMIYPMMVQIDFTSIMGVRRQPKGLVITTTVNWLIKPFTMFAIAWFFLMVVFQPFIPEDLAREYLAGAILLGAAPCTAMVFVWSYLTRGDAAYTLVQVSVNDLIMLFAFAPIVVLLLGISDIQVPWDTVALSVFLYIVIPLAAGYLTRVLLIKHKGVEWFDNVFMKRLAPVTPIGLILTLILLFAFQGEVILNNPLHILLIAIPLIIQTFLIFFIAYRWAKAWRVQHSVAAPGAMIGASNFFELAVAAAIALFGLQSGAALATVVGVLVEVPLMLALVRIANRTKHWFPEETQPGLAPVAGKG; the protein is encoded by the coding sequence ATGAGCGATACGCAGCCCACTGCTGCCGACAACGCCCCCTCCACCAAGGAGGGCATGGGCCTGTTTGAGCGCTACCTGAGCATCTGGGTGGCGTTGGGCATGATCGCCGGCGTGCTCCTCGGGCAGTTCCTGCCCGTGGTGCCGGATACCCTGGCGCAGTTCGAGTACGCCCAGGTCTCCATCCCGGTGGCCATCCTCATCTGGGCCATGATCTACCCGATGATGGTGCAGATCGACTTCACCTCCATCATGGGGGTGCGCCGGCAGCCGAAGGGGCTGGTGATCACTACCACGGTGAATTGGCTGATCAAGCCCTTCACCATGTTCGCCATTGCCTGGTTCTTCCTGATGGTGGTCTTCCAACCCTTCATCCCCGAGGATTTGGCCCGGGAGTACCTGGCCGGGGCCATCCTGCTGGGCGCGGCGCCCTGCACGGCGATGGTCTTCGTCTGGAGCTACCTGACCCGGGGCGATGCCGCCTACACCCTGGTGCAGGTGTCGGTGAACGACCTCATCATGCTCTTTGCCTTCGCCCCCATCGTGGTGCTGCTGCTGGGGATCTCGGACATTCAGGTGCCGTGGGATACCGTGGCGCTGTCGGTGTTCCTGTACATCGTCATCCCGCTCGCGGCGGGTTACCTCACCCGGGTGCTGCTCATCAAGCACAAGGGCGTGGAGTGGTTCGACAACGTCTTCATGAAGCGCCTGGCACCGGTGACCCCCATCGGGCTGATCCTCACCCTTATCCTGCTGTTCGCATTCCAGGGCGAGGTCATCCTGAACAACCCGCTGCACATCCTGCTGATCGCCATCCCGCTGATCATTCAGACCTTCCTGATCTTCTTCATCGCCTATCGTTGGGCGAAGGCGTGGCGGGTGCAGCACTCGGTGGCCGCGCCCGGGGCCATGATCGGTGCCAGCAACTTCTTTGAACTGGCGGTGGCCGCCGCCATTGCCCTGTTCGGCCTGCAATCGGGTGCAGCGCTGGCCACCGTGGTGGGGGTGCTGGTGGAGGTGCCGCTGATGCTGGCACTGGTGCGGATCGCCAACCGGACGAAACACTGGTTCCCGGAGGAGACCCAGCCGGGGCTGGCGCCGGTGGCGGGTAAGGGATGA
- the arsD gene encoding arsenite efflux transporter metallochaperone ArsD codes for MTELTVFDPPQCCSTGVCGPSVDPKLSKLAADLDWLKKQGVAVTRYNLSQQPGAFVENATIKGILERRGEDALPVFLVDGEVMSQGSYPDREALAGWVGVKAQSSETESGGCCGADAEKQQGSGCC; via the coding sequence ATGACCGAACTGACCGTTTTCGACCCGCCGCAATGCTGTTCCACCGGTGTCTGCGGCCCCAGCGTCGACCCCAAGCTCTCGAAGCTGGCTGCCGACCTGGACTGGCTGAAGAAGCAGGGGGTGGCGGTGACCCGATACAACCTCTCCCAGCAGCCCGGCGCCTTCGTCGAAAACGCCACCATCAAGGGCATCCTGGAGCGCCGGGGCGAAGACGCCCTGCCGGTCTTCCTGGTGGATGGCGAGGTGATGAGCCAGGGCAGCTACCCGGACCGCGAGGCGCTGGCCGGCTGGGTGGGTGTCAAGGCGCAATCCAGCGAAACGGAGTCCGGCGGCTGCTGCGGCGCTGACGCCGAGAAGCAGCAGGGCAGCGGGTGCTGCTAG
- a CDS encoding YgjV family protein — translation MLESYAPIFGQFFGLVSLVLCVLAFASKKDDRLLVLLTSANVAFALQFMAFGSWTAAALSVLVIARIALARRYPRNLAVMAGVLAASGLAALLTWQNWADFPALVAMVLGTVGMFMLRGIPMRVFLGLAALAWLVSHVLVGAVGGMLAEALVLATNLITIFRLARVSPRYAEAVS, via the coding sequence ATGCTCGAAAGCTACGCTCCAATATTCGGCCAGTTCTTTGGCCTGGTGTCGCTGGTGCTCTGTGTGCTGGCGTTTGCCAGCAAGAAGGACGACCGGCTGCTGGTGCTGCTGACCTCGGCCAATGTAGCGTTCGCGCTGCAGTTTATGGCGTTCGGCAGCTGGACGGCGGCGGCGCTGAGCGTGCTGGTGATCGCCCGGATAGCGCTGGCCCGGCGCTACCCCCGCAACCTGGCGGTGATGGCCGGTGTGTTGGCGGCGAGTGGCCTGGCCGCCCTGCTCACCTGGCAGAACTGGGCGGATTTCCCGGCCCTGGTGGCCATGGTGCTGGGCACGGTGGGCATGTTCATGCTGCGCGGCATCCCCATGCGCGTCTTTCTGGGCCTGGCAGCCCTGGCCTGGCTGGTCAGCCACGTACTGGTGGGTGCCGTGGGCGGCATGCTGGCCGAGGCCCTGGTGCTGGCCACCAACCTGATTACCATCTTTCGATTGGCGCGAGTGAGTCCCCGCTACGCGGAGGCCGTCAGTTAG
- a CDS encoding metalloregulator ArsR/SmtB family transcription factor, which yields MDIAPEKLFRLLADTTRLQSVILLQAEGRLCVCELTHALELSQPKISRHLAQLRDAGVVVDERRGQWVHYRLADDLPDWVHRVVEAAAGAAGVPWQAAHQRLCCMPNRPPLN from the coding sequence ATGGACATCGCCCCCGAAAAGCTCTTCCGCCTGCTGGCGGACACCACGCGGCTGCAGAGCGTCATCCTGCTCCAGGCCGAAGGGCGTCTCTGCGTCTGCGAGCTCACCCACGCCCTGGAACTGTCCCAGCCCAAGATCTCCCGCCACCTGGCGCAACTGCGCGACGCCGGTGTGGTGGTGGACGAGCGGCGGGGGCAGTGGGTGCACTACCGGCTGGCGGACGATTTGCCGGACTGGGTGCACCGGGTTGTCGAGGCCGCTGCCGGCGCCGCCGGCGTGCCCTGGCAGGCCGCCCACCAGCGGCTTTGCTGCATGCCCAACCGCCCACCCCTGAACTGA
- the arsA gene encoding arsenical pump-driving ATPase produces the protein MDFLENTTRNLFFTGKGGVGKTSLACASALALAEQGKRVLLVSTDPASNIDEVLETDLGDTPRPVPSVDNLHALNIDPEKAAEAYRERVVGPYRGQLPEAIVRSMEEQLSGACTVEIAAFDAFAGLLGDPRAAEGYDHLVFDTAPTGHTLRLLSLPSAWTGYIETNTSGTSCLGPLEGLSAQKGVYAGAVAALADGARTTLVLVSRPETAALEDAARSCTELRALGVGNQHLVVNGVFRASDDRDPVARALEARGQRALAAMPAALVELPRSERPLRARAPMGLAGLRVLLGTEDAPAPQPAGIATPEGETFERLVDSLERDGRGAVMTLGKGGVGKTTLAARIAVALAARGHYVHLTTTDPAAHVEAAVGGELPTGLTIGRVDPQAETERYRAHVMATAGADMDEEGRKLLEEDLRSPCTEEIAVFQAFARTVARAEDEIVVLDTAPTGHTILLLDAAQAYHRELGRQSQGVAPEVEHLLPRLRDPHYTHMLICTLPEATPVHEAAALQADLRRAGIEPAAWIANQALTPLTVTDPVLRARQAQEARYLREILAEHHSRLIIEPWSEDYS, from the coding sequence ATGGACTTTCTCGAAAATACCACCCGAAACCTCTTCTTCACCGGAAAGGGCGGAGTCGGCAAGACCTCGCTGGCCTGTGCCAGCGCCCTGGCCCTGGCGGAGCAGGGCAAGCGGGTGCTGCTGGTCTCCACCGACCCGGCCTCCAACATCGACGAGGTGCTGGAGACCGATCTGGGGGATACCCCGCGCCCGGTCCCGAGCGTGGATAACCTGCACGCGCTGAACATCGACCCGGAGAAGGCCGCCGAGGCCTACCGGGAGCGGGTGGTCGGCCCCTACCGGGGGCAACTCCCCGAGGCCATTGTCCGCAGCATGGAAGAGCAGCTCTCCGGGGCCTGCACCGTGGAGATCGCCGCCTTCGACGCCTTTGCCGGCCTGCTGGGCGATCCCCGTGCCGCCGAGGGCTACGACCACCTGGTCTTCGACACCGCACCCACCGGCCACACCCTGCGGCTGCTCTCCCTGCCCAGCGCCTGGACCGGTTACATCGAGACCAACACCTCCGGTACCTCCTGTCTCGGCCCGCTGGAAGGACTGTCGGCCCAGAAGGGTGTTTACGCCGGTGCGGTCGCAGCCCTGGCCGACGGTGCACGCACCACGCTGGTCCTGGTCAGTCGCCCGGAAACCGCCGCCCTGGAAGACGCGGCCCGTTCCTGCACGGAGTTGCGTGCGCTCGGGGTCGGCAATCAGCACCTGGTCGTCAACGGGGTCTTCCGGGCCAGCGATGACCGCGATCCGGTGGCCCGCGCTCTGGAAGCCCGGGGCCAGCGGGCACTGGCTGCCATGCCTGCCGCGCTCGTTGAACTGCCGCGTAGCGAGCGTCCCCTGCGTGCCCGGGCACCCATGGGGCTCGCCGGTTTGCGCGTCCTGCTTGGCACCGAGGACGCCCCCGCGCCGCAGCCGGCGGGTATTGCCACCCCCGAGGGCGAGACCTTCGAGCGGCTGGTCGACAGTCTGGAGCGCGACGGCCGCGGTGCGGTCATGACCCTGGGCAAGGGCGGTGTCGGCAAGACCACCCTGGCGGCCCGCATCGCCGTGGCCCTGGCCGCGCGCGGTCACTATGTGCACCTGACCACCACCGACCCGGCCGCCCACGTGGAGGCAGCGGTGGGGGGCGAACTGCCCACCGGATTGACCATCGGCCGGGTGGACCCCCAGGCGGAGACCGAGCGCTACCGGGCCCACGTCATGGCCACCGCCGGCGCCGACATGGACGAGGAGGGCCGCAAGCTGCTCGAGGAGGACCTGCGCTCCCCCTGCACGGAGGAGATCGCCGTCTTCCAGGCCTTTGCCCGTACCGTGGCCCGGGCCGAGGACGAGATTGTGGTGCTGGACACCGCCCCCACCGGCCACACCATCCTGCTGCTGGACGCCGCCCAGGCCTACCACCGGGAGCTGGGCCGGCAGAGCCAGGGCGTGGCGCCCGAGGTGGAGCACCTGCTGCCCCGCCTGCGCGACCCGCACTACACCCACATGCTGATCTGCACCCTGCCGGAGGCCACCCCGGTGCACGAGGCGGCCGCCCTGCAGGCGGACCTGCGCCGGGCCGGCATCGAACCGGCGGCCTGGATCGCCAACCAGGCGCTCACGCCGCTGACCGTCACCGATCCGGTACTGCGGGCGCGGCAGGCGCAGGAGGCGCGTTACCTGCGGGAGATCCTGGCCGAGCACCACAGCCGACTGATCATCGAACCCTGGAGTGAGGACTACTCATGA